In Duganella zoogloeoides, a single genomic region encodes these proteins:
- a CDS encoding methyl-accepting chemotaxis protein — MSHLQHKLVQRGLWILGATAGGTALAYLFKLAAGDTPALVYTAAPAALAGAAIAWFAARRDSDDGGVRQFAHTVGEEIDAIMIGAAETSYFVDSVKKKIELDVGTAGGIAHSSAQNAATTERIAANAERAAKIATQVRGETVTGRAEADTGLQRIRTARHDAQAAAAVMTDLQTNSRKIYGFTEAISEISARTNLLALNAAIEAARAGEQGRGFAVVASEVRQLALRTKEATDEISIMVREINQQAERAATGMNALATKVSEAAGNVETVHGLLGNIERSSGVSETEIGEIARSSREHVAIADEIAAAIASIRDSLLSTEKELPRAASSAMALAERAELITGALGESAIETSHDAIRTAAQTAAREVGKIFEAAIKSGKITREALFDRTYTAIPDTDPPKHKTRFDDFTDRVLPALQEALLAAMPQLAYAGAVDNNGYFPTHNKKFSQPLTGNYDVDIVNNRTKRIFSDRTGKRCGSNTKPFLLQTYKRDTGEVMHDLSAPIYVDGKHWGGFRIGYRSSV, encoded by the coding sequence TTGTGGATACTGGGTGCGACGGCGGGCGGTACGGCGCTCGCGTATTTGTTCAAGCTCGCTGCGGGCGATACGCCCGCGCTGGTCTACACAGCTGCGCCTGCCGCACTGGCGGGCGCAGCCATCGCCTGGTTTGCCGCGCGCCGCGACAGCGATGATGGTGGCGTGCGCCAGTTCGCCCACACCGTGGGCGAGGAAATCGACGCCATCATGATCGGCGCGGCAGAAACCTCGTATTTCGTCGATTCGGTGAAAAAGAAGATTGAACTCGACGTCGGCACCGCAGGCGGCATCGCCCACAGCTCGGCGCAAAATGCCGCCACCACCGAGCGCATCGCCGCCAATGCCGAACGCGCCGCAAAAATTGCCACCCAGGTGCGCGGCGAAACCGTCACCGGCCGTGCCGAGGCCGATACCGGCCTGCAACGGATCCGCACCGCGCGCCACGACGCCCAGGCGGCGGCAGCCGTGATGACCGACCTGCAAACCAACTCCCGCAAGATTTACGGCTTCACCGAGGCGATCAGCGAAATCTCGGCCCGCACCAACCTGCTGGCACTGAATGCCGCCATCGAGGCCGCGCGTGCCGGCGAACAGGGCCGTGGCTTTGCCGTGGTGGCCAGCGAGGTACGCCAGCTGGCGCTGCGCACCAAGGAAGCCACCGACGAGATCAGCATCATGGTGCGCGAGATCAACCAGCAAGCCGAACGCGCCGCCACCGGCATGAACGCGCTGGCCACCAAGGTCAGCGAGGCGGCCGGCAACGTGGAAACCGTGCACGGGCTGCTGGGCAATATCGAACGCTCGTCGGGCGTGTCGGAAACGGAAATCGGCGAAATCGCCCGGTCGTCGCGCGAGCACGTGGCCATCGCCGACGAGATCGCTGCCGCGATTGCCAGCATCCGCGACAGCCTGCTCTCGACCGAGAAAGAACTGCCGCGTGCGGCCAGCTCGGCCATGGCCCTGGCCGAACGGGCCGAACTGATCACCGGCGCCCTGGGCGAGTCGGCCATCGAAACCTCGCACGACGCCATCCGCACGGCCGCGCAAACTGCCGCCCGCGAGGTGGGCAAGATTTTTGAAGCGGCCATCAAGTCGGGCAAGATCACGCGCGAGGCGCTGTTCGACCGCACCTATACGGCCATTCCCGATACCGACCCGCCCAAGCACAAGACCCGCTTTGACGATTTTACCGACCGGGTATTGCCGGCCTTGCAGGAAGCGTTGCTGGCGGCCATGCCGCAACTGGCCTACGCGGGCGCGGTCGATAACAATGGCTATTTTCCCACTCACAACAAGAAGTTTTCGCAGCCGCTGACGGGGAATTACGACGTCGATATCGTCAACAACCGCACCAAGCGCATCTTCAGCGACCGCACCGGCAAACGATGTGGTTCGAACACCAAGCCGTTTTTATTGCAGACGTATAAGCGCGATACGGGGGAAGTGATGCACGACCTGTCGGCGCCGATTTACGTCGATGGCAAGCATTGGGGCGGGTTCCGGATCGGCTACCGATCGAGCGTATAA
- a CDS encoding LysR family transcriptional regulator — MSFLTLDLNLLRVFDAVMTEQNLTRAAGHLAMTQPAVSNAIKRLRESLGDELLIRTAYGVKPTPRAEALWPSVRSALASLEAAVAPETFDVSAAHATFRLAMADATAAMWLPSLMRSIEREAPGVNVRMMPLTTREPRPMLLRGDIDLAVGFFPGVAAQLSYETGSPIRHERLYSGQYVCVMRREHPLAKVELNLDNYCKANHLLVSFSGRAHGLVDEALAQLQRERRILLTVNQFFTAGRVVANSDLITVLPRHLIASTGMTDALIWKELPFQLPAVHLDMLWHERDARSPAHKWLRLHLEGMNQGAARAATAAKKDAA; from the coding sequence ATGAGCTTTCTGACGCTGGACTTGAATTTGTTACGCGTCTTTGACGCCGTGATGACAGAGCAAAATCTGACACGCGCGGCCGGCCACCTGGCCATGACCCAACCTGCGGTATCGAATGCCATCAAGCGCCTGCGCGAGAGCCTCGGCGACGAGCTCCTGATCCGCACGGCCTACGGCGTGAAACCCACGCCGCGCGCCGAAGCGCTGTGGCCGTCCGTGCGCAGCGCGCTGGCCAGCCTGGAAGCGGCCGTGGCGCCCGAGACCTTCGATGTGTCCGCCGCCCACGCGACCTTCCGCCTGGCCATGGCCGACGCCACCGCCGCCATGTGGCTGCCGTCGCTGATGCGTTCGATCGAGCGCGAAGCGCCCGGTGTCAACGTGCGCATGATGCCGCTGACCACGCGCGAACCACGGCCGATGCTGCTGCGCGGCGATATCGACCTGGCGGTCGGCTTCTTCCCCGGCGTGGCGGCGCAATTGTCCTACGAGACCGGCTCGCCGATCCGCCACGAGCGCCTGTATTCGGGCCAGTACGTGTGCGTGATGCGGCGCGAGCATCCGCTGGCCAAGGTCGAGCTCAATCTCGACAACTACTGCAAGGCCAATCACCTGCTGGTGAGTTTCTCGGGCCGCGCCCACGGCCTGGTCGATGAAGCGCTGGCGCAGTTGCAGCGCGAACGCCGCATTTTGCTGACGGTCAACCAATTCTTCACGGCCGGCCGCGTGGTGGCCAACTCGGACCTGATTACCGTGTTGCCGCGCCACCTGATCGCGTCCACCGGCATGACCGATGCGCTGATCTGGAAAGAATTGCCGTTCCAGCTGCCGGCGGTCCACCTCGACATGCTGTGGCACGAACGCGATGCGCGCAGCCCGGCGCACAAGTGGCTGAGGTTGCACCTGGAGGGCATGAACCAGGGGGCGGCAAGAGCTGCCACCGCTGCCAAAAAAGACGCTGCTTAA
- a CDS encoding YfhL family 4Fe-4S dicluster ferredoxin, translated as MALMITDDCINCDVCEPECPNDAIYMGPEIYEINPDKCTECVGHFNEPQCQQVCPVSCIPFNPEWRETEEQLRAKFEALQAPKA; from the coding sequence ATGGCCTTAATGATTACCGACGACTGTATCAATTGCGACGTGTGCGAGCCCGAGTGCCCGAACGACGCGATCTACATGGGTCCGGAAATTTACGAAATCAATCCCGACAAATGCACCGAGTGCGTGGGCCACTTCAACGAGCCCCAGTGCCAGCAGGTGTGCCCGGTCAGCTGCATTCCGTTCAACCCCGAGTGGCGTGAGACGGAAGAGCAGTTGCGGGCGAAGTTTGAAGCGCTGCAGGCGCCGAAAGCTTAA
- the coaD gene encoding pantetheine-phosphate adenylyltransferase: MVVAVYPGTFDPLTRGHEDLVRRASGLFDTLVVGVADSKNKKPFFSLDERLAIANEVLGHYPNVKVESFSGLLKDFVRAHDARVIVRGLRAVSDFEYEFQMAGMNRYLLPDVETLFLTPSDQYQFISGTIVREIAVLGGDVSKFVFPSVDRWLQKKIAATKTD; the protein is encoded by the coding sequence ATGGTAGTAGCTGTTTATCCGGGAACGTTCGATCCGCTGACCCGTGGCCACGAAGACCTGGTGCGCCGCGCCTCGGGTCTGTTCGACACGCTGGTGGTTGGCGTGGCGGACAGCAAGAACAAGAAACCGTTCTTTTCACTGGACGAACGCCTGGCCATTGCCAACGAGGTGCTGGGGCATTACCCCAACGTCAAGGTCGAGAGTTTTTCCGGCCTGTTGAAAGATTTTGTGCGTGCGCACGACGCCCGCGTGATCGTGCGCGGCCTGCGCGCCGTGTCTGACTTCGAATACGAATTCCAGATGGCGGGCATGAACCGCTACCTGCTGCCCGACGTCGAAACCCTGTTCCTGACGCCGTCCGACCAGTACCAGTTTATCTCCGGCACCATCGTGCGCGAGATCGCGGTGCTCGGCGGCGACGTCTCCAAGTTTGTGTTCCCCTCGGTTGACCGCTGGCTGCAAAAGAAAATTGCCGCTACCAAGACCGACTAA
- the rsmD gene encoding 16S rRNA (guanine(966)-N(2))-methyltransferase RsmD, whose translation MPKKPVKSPAKAAKVPVHGPQHSNQVRIIGGLWKRTPLPVLAAQGLRPTPDRVRETVFNWINHQRDANWADAQVLDLYAGSGALGFEAASRGAQSVTMVDMATPVVRQLEDIKAKLKADNVQILRGDALVVAQAAAARGQKYDLIFLDPPYQQEFLERNLPLCVRLLKEGGLVYAESGAALAWPDGDTPDWMAGWEVIRADKAGMVFYHLLQARPAVA comes from the coding sequence ATGCCAAAAAAGCCCGTCAAATCGCCAGCAAAAGCAGCCAAAGTCCCGGTCCACGGTCCCCAGCACAGCAACCAGGTGCGCATCATCGGCGGGCTGTGGAAGCGCACCCCGCTGCCGGTCCTGGCCGCGCAAGGCCTGCGCCCCACCCCCGACCGCGTGCGCGAAACGGTCTTTAACTGGATCAACCACCAGCGCGACGCCAACTGGGCCGACGCCCAGGTGCTCGACCTGTATGCCGGCAGCGGCGCGCTCGGCTTTGAAGCGGCCAGCCGTGGCGCGCAATCGGTGACCATGGTGGACATGGCCACGCCAGTCGTGCGCCAGCTCGAAGACATCAAGGCCAAACTGAAGGCGGACAATGTGCAGATCCTGCGCGGCGACGCGCTGGTGGTGGCGCAAGCGGCCGCCGCCCGTGGCCAGAAATACGACCTGATCTTCCTCGACCCGCCATACCAGCAGGAATTTCTCGAGCGCAACCTGCCGCTGTGCGTGCGCCTGCTCAAGGAGGGCGGCCTGGTGTACGCGGAATCGGGCGCGGCGCTGGCCTGGCCCGACGGCGACACGCCGGACTGGATGGCGGGCTGGGAAGTGATCCGCGCCGACAAGGCGGGCATGGTGTTTTACCACTTGCTGCAAGCCAGGCCGGCTGTGGCGTAG
- a CDS encoding DUF6279 family lipoprotein: MQKSNMPSSASQTLRRLFLITLIGLLAACSSLRLAYNNGDTLLYWWLDGYVDLNSDQKDWVKKDIDKLFQWHRKTQLEDYIQILQTGQRQLAGNPTTADLLGDFDEIKKRTQRLLLQAKPELAELARSLQPDQIDKLEKKFASNLDDFRKKNMKGDREAQQKFRYKKSMEQFELWFGKFTTEQEVQLRKASDARPLDNELWLAERQRRQGAILTLVRKVQKDKLSKESTMALIDTLVKDSFNRLDNSEHKAFFDASEKGTAELILTAIRIATPQQKAHAQQRMQGWIGDFQSLAK; the protein is encoded by the coding sequence ATGCAAAAGTCTAACATGCCCTCCAGCGCCAGCCAGACGCTGCGCCGCCTTTTCCTGATCACCCTCATCGGCCTGCTGGCCGCGTGCAGTTCGCTGCGCCTGGCCTACAACAATGGCGACACCTTGCTGTACTGGTGGCTCGACGGCTACGTCGATCTGAACTCGGACCAGAAGGACTGGGTCAAGAAGGATATCGACAAGCTGTTCCAGTGGCACCGTAAGACCCAGCTCGAGGACTACATCCAGATCCTGCAAACGGGCCAGCGCCAGCTGGCGGGCAATCCCACCACGGCCGACCTGCTGGGCGACTTCGATGAAATCAAGAAGCGCACCCAGCGCCTGCTGTTGCAAGCCAAGCCGGAACTGGCCGAGCTGGCGCGTTCGCTGCAACCGGACCAGATCGACAAGCTGGAAAAGAAATTCGCGTCCAACCTCGATGATTTCCGCAAGAAGAACATGAAGGGCGACCGCGAAGCCCAGCAGAAATTCCGTTACAAAAAATCGATGGAGCAGTTCGAGCTGTGGTTCGGCAAGTTCACTACCGAACAGGAAGTGCAGCTGCGCAAGGCATCGGACGCCCGTCCGCTCGACAACGAATTGTGGCTGGCCGAACGCCAGCGCCGCCAGGGCGCCATTCTCACCCTGGTGCGCAAGGTGCAGAAGGACAAGCTGAGCAAGGAATCCACCATGGCCCTGATCGATACATTGGTGAAAGACAGCTTCAACCGCCTCGACAATTCCGAGCACAAGGCATTCTTCGACGCCTCCGAAAAAGGCACGGCCGAGCTGATCCTGACCGCGATCCGCATCGCCACGCCGCAGCAAAAAGCCCACGCCCAGCAGCGCATGCAGGGCTGGATCGGCGACTTCCAGAGCCTGGCCAAATAG
- the glmU gene encoding bifunctional UDP-N-acetylglucosamine diphosphorylase/glucosamine-1-phosphate N-acetyltransferase GlmU: protein MNVVILAAGMGKRMQSAMPKVLHPLAGKPLLAHVLDTARSLSANRVCVIYGHGGAAVLELLSKQPQAIATAQQEQQLGTGHAVMQALPELDDNAPTLILYGDVPLTTAASLQALIDAAGTDKLGILTVVQDHPTGLGRIVRENGHITRIVEQKDANEAERAIKEINSGILVVPTVQLKKWLGQLKNENAQGEYYLTDIVAMAVADGVPVVSAQPSAQWEVAGVNSKVQLAELERIHQRNIANRLLEQGVTVLDPQRIDVRGELVCGRDVTIDVGCVFEGKVELGDGVHIGAHNVIVNSRILAGAKIKPFCHIEEAIVGEVSLIGPYARLRPGTVLAEDVHVGNFVEIKNGQVAAHSKANHLAYIGDATIGSRVNIGAGVITCNYDGANKFRTVIEDDAFVGSDSQLIAPVTVGQGATIGAGTTLTKDAPAGKLTVSRARQVTIENWTRPVKIKK, encoded by the coding sequence ATGAACGTTGTGATCCTGGCTGCCGGTATGGGCAAGCGCATGCAGTCGGCGATGCCGAAAGTGTTGCATCCCCTGGCGGGAAAACCGCTGCTCGCGCATGTGCTTGATACGGCGCGCAGCCTGTCTGCCAATAGAGTATGCGTGATTTACGGACATGGCGGCGCAGCCGTGCTGGAGCTCCTCAGCAAGCAGCCGCAAGCGATTGCCACCGCCCAACAGGAACAGCAGCTGGGCACCGGTCACGCCGTCATGCAGGCCTTGCCCGAGCTCGACGACAACGCCCCTACCCTGATCCTGTACGGCGACGTGCCGCTGACCACCGCCGCCTCGCTGCAGGCACTGATCGACGCTGCCGGCACCGACAAGCTGGGCATCCTGACCGTGGTGCAGGACCACCCGACCGGCCTGGGCCGTATCGTGCGCGAGAACGGTCACATTACCCGCATCGTCGAGCAAAAGGACGCCAACGAGGCTGAACGCGCGATCAAGGAAATCAACAGCGGCATCCTGGTCGTGCCCACGGTGCAACTGAAAAAATGGCTGGGCCAGCTGAAAAACGAGAATGCCCAGGGCGAGTACTACCTGACCGACATCGTCGCCATGGCCGTGGCCGATGGCGTGCCGGTGGTGTCGGCCCAGCCGTCGGCGCAGTGGGAAGTCGCTGGCGTGAACAGCAAGGTGCAACTGGCTGAACTTGAACGCATCCACCAGCGCAATATCGCCAACCGCCTGCTGGAGCAAGGCGTCACCGTGCTCGACCCGCAGCGCATCGACGTGCGCGGCGAACTGGTGTGCGGGCGCGATGTGACCATCGACGTCGGCTGCGTGTTCGAGGGCAAGGTCGAACTTGGCGATGGCGTGCACATCGGCGCCCACAACGTGATCGTCAACAGCCGCATCCTGGCCGGTGCGAAGATCAAGCCGTTCTGCCATATCGAGGAAGCAATAGTCGGCGAAGTCTCGCTCATCGGGCCGTACGCGCGCCTGCGCCCGGGCACGGTGCTGGCCGAAGATGTCCACGTCGGCAACTTCGTGGAAATCAAGAACGGCCAGGTGGCCGCCCACAGCAAGGCCAACCACCTGGCGTATATCGGCGACGCCACCATCGGTTCGCGCGTCAACATCGGCGCTGGCGTGATTACCTGCAACTACGACGGCGCCAACAAGTTCCGCACCGTGATCGAGGATGATGCATTCGTCGGCAGCGACAGCCAGCTGATCGCTCCTGTGACCGTGGGCCAGGGCGCGACCATTGGCGCCGGCACGACACTCACTAAGGATGCTCCGGCCGGCAAGCTGACCGTCTCGCGCGCGCGCCAGGTCACCATCGAGAACTGGACCCGTCCGGTGAAGATCAAGAAGTAA